A window of the Hordeum vulgare subsp. vulgare chromosome 5H, MorexV3_pseudomolecules_assembly, whole genome shotgun sequence genome harbors these coding sequences:
- the LOC123395953 gene encoding uncharacterized protein LOC123395953, whose amino-acid sequence MGNLASQCVTGGAERGSPLVVLPDGSQFRLEEHAGVAELMIEAPGHVVARASDAAKERRLRALAADEFLRAGEVYLLVPAGRAGARLGDQEAEAISRLLLSGKKGGNGGRSGRRIFPEGEAASTEGGKESAGCAGKQALVCRIRPRQWRPALDTILEA is encoded by the coding sequence ATGGGTAACTTGGCCTCGCAGTGCGTCACGGGCGGCGCAGAACGCGGGAGCCCGCTGGTCGTCCTGCCGGACGGCAGCCAGTTCCGgctggaggagcacgccggcgtggcggAGCTGATGATCGAGGCGCCGGGGCACGTGGTCGCCCGGGCGAGCGACGCCGCCAAGGAGCGGCGCCTGCGAGCCCTGGCGGCCGACGAGTTCCTGCGCGCCGGGGAGGTGTACCTCCTCGTGCCCGCCGGGAGGGCCGGGGCGCGGCTGGGCGATCAGGAGGCGGAGGCCATCAGCAGGCTGCTGTTGTCCGGCAAAAAAGGGGGCAACGGCGGCCGGTCCGGGAGAAGGATTTTCCCGGAAGGAGAAGCGGCGAGCACCGAAGGTGGAAAGGAGTCTGCTGGATGTGCTGGTAAACAGGCGCTGGTTTGTAGGATTAGGCCAAGGCAGTGGAGACCCGCCCTTGACACCATCTTGGAGGCTTAG